From Brassica rapa cultivar Chiifu-401-42 chromosome A06, CAAS_Brap_v3.01, whole genome shotgun sequence:
CGCCAGGCCACATGGAAACGTTTGGAAGAGATTGGGATGCAAAAGCAAAAGAGTTCTTCTTCCTAAGGTTTGCTTTagttgtagagagagagagagagaggttttgGTCTTTTGTAATTTCGTTTTTTTACTACATTGGAATattggtttttctttttttttttttggtattctCTCCAGAAAACTTTAGTGAGAACAAGTTTCAGTTTCCATCTTCTTTGAAGAGATGCAAAGATGTAAGATCtcatttcttgtttttgttttctttatttatgaTCCTTCTTGTTCAAGTCTTATAACACATGAAAATTTCATAAAGATTACATCAAATGAACACACCAGAAGTTGCACACATAACACACACAAAGAAACTCAATTCCACTTGCTCTTCAACTTATCAACATGTTTAAACTCATATGTCAACACCAAGCTCCCATCATTTCTCCTCAACTCAAAGCTCTCTACCAACACATAACATCGGTAACTCTTCCAATACGGTCCACCGTCTTCAAACCTCTCTGATCTCTTAATGTTAGACCTTATCTTAGACCAGCCAAACCTCTCCTCTTCCCATTTCATCTGCTCCAAGACCACAGAGCCAAGACCTATCTTCTCCTCGGTCCCTGAGACACTAAACCAGACAACTTTATCTGAATCCATACCTTTTGCCTCTCTAGCAATCTCCCCTCCTCCAAGCTTAACCACTTCTGTTTCCACCTCCACGTCAACCACAGCCTCAAACTGTTTATCCTCAACGTTCTCGCACAAGAAAACCTCTTCAAATCTTTGGTGAAGGGTCATGCTATAATACATGGATCTCCTCATCTGATCTTTTGCATCTCCTTCTTTTACAAACAAGAAGGGAACATACCACTTCCCAACGACAACGCTCTTATCAAAATCAGGAAGCTCGTAACGCAGCTTTGCATCTACTACGCCCTTTGCATCATCAACCAAACCAAAGTCTTCAGAAGACGAGAAAGGAACCGTCCAGCCTTTCCTCCTAAGGAACCGGGGTGGTATTCCATCCGAAGCAACGGATGTGGCGAAGAACTTACGTGTTGATGAGCCTCTTTGATGGATCTCAAACTGATGGTATGTGTCATAAGGATCTAGAGGCCTTGGAGTAGCGTTGGGGATGTAAGAAAAGCAAAAGCAACAAGGTGCTCTATCTCCTTCTCTTGC
This genomic window contains:
- the LOC103872057 gene encoding uncharacterized protein LOC103872057, coding for MYVTKRLTEYQRNPSELTLQAEGPNSGVLVIQDEESQPKCCFGKCFDCDLNGLPFPQNARVTVKYQIGSGDDRIVLLDSVAFVPVLHQPLSSNLYYVIRRSGKHTGEACVSAREGDRAPCCFCFSYIPNATPRPLDPYDTYHQFEIHQRGSSTRKFFATSVASDGIPPRFLRRKGWTVPFSSSEDFGLVDDAKGVVDAKLRYELPDFDKSVVVGKWYVPFLFVKEGDAKDQMRRSMYYSMTLHQRFEEVFLCENVEDKQFEAVVDVEVETEVVKLGGGEIAREAKGMDSDKVVWFSVSGTEEKIGLGSVVLEQMKWEEERFGWSKIRSNIKRSERFEDGGPYWKSYRCYVLVESFELRRNDGSLVLTYEFKHVDKLKSKWN